DNA sequence from the Moorena sp. SIOASIH genome:
GCATCCGTTACTGGATGGACAATAGAGGTGTAGGACAGAAAGAGCTGTATCGCCATAATACGTGGCTTAGGGCTGAATATCCCTTTGTGAAAGACTTAAACTCTCATGCATGTCAAGCTTCGGTCGAAAGAGCTTATAGTTCAATTGCTAGATTTTACGATAAATGTAAAAAGAAAGTTCCTGGTAAAAAGGGATATCCTAAATTCAAAAAGTTCTCCAGATCGGTTGAATATAAAACATCGGGCTGGAAGTTGTCCCCTGATGCTAAAACGATAGACTTTTTAGATAAGAAAGGCATTGGAAGACTAAAACTCAAAGGAACTTGGGAATTATGGCGTTATGATCAAAAGCTAATTAAGCGAGTTAGATTGGTGCGCCGCGCAGACGGTTACTATGTTCAGTTCTGTCTAAAAGTTGATGAAAGGGAATCTCTAGAACCTTCTCATACTAATGTCGGACTAGATGTAGGACTTAAGGAGTTTTATACCGACTCTAAGGGAGGTGTAGAATCAAATCCCAGGTTTTATCGGAAAGGCGAAAAAAGACTGAAGTTTTATCAACGTCGGGTTTCTCGCAAAAAGAAAGGCTCATCCAATCGGAAAAAAGCCATTAATAGATTAGGGAGGACACACCTCAAAATAAGTAGGCAACGTGAAGAGCACGCCAAGAGACTGGCGCGCTGCGTAATCCGCTCTAACGATGTGGTCGCTTACGTTCGCGCAGCGTGCCGTAAGGCAAGACTTGAGGGTCAAAAATTTAGTCAAAAACCACTGTCTCGCTAAATCTATTAATGATGCAGGTTGGTATCAGTTTAGGAAATGGCTGGAGTATTTTGGACAAAAGTTTGGCAGACAAACAGTAGCGGTGAATCCTGCTTACACTAGTCAAAATTGTTCCAGTTGTGGTGAAGTTGTCAAAAAATCATTATCAACGCGAACCCATACCTGTTCATGTGGATGTGTATTAGATTCGCCGAAGGCGACGCTACGCGAACGCGACCACAATGCAGCCATTAATATTCTGAGAAGAGCCTTGGGTACGGTGGGGCACACCGGAACCTGGATCCTTGATCCCAACGCTTTAGGAGAGGACGCCTCTACTCTTTCTGATTCCGGTCTGAAAGAGCAAGCGACCTCGTTGATTAAAGAATCCCCGTTCTTATAGGACCGGGAGTGTCAACTTGGTAGTAAGGAGGTCAAGAATAGGGGGATGATGGGTAATAGTGGTATTAGTAGGATGAGGGGTCAGAAAGTGCTATGTCATCAATGCACCTCATTATCAGTAGTAAGCTAATCAACATTGATTTTTCTTAGTCAACTCAAGCCCATCAAGGGTTTCAGGGCTTAAATTATGCAATTTTAATGTGGATCAGCTTATCAGTAATCAGCACTGATGCACCAAGACCCTTCAAACCGGGTTTCTGTTTGTCTTGATGCAGTCGCTCATGGGGGGGACCTCCAAGACCGCGCTGCCTCCCCAAGACCGCGCTGCATCGCTATAAATCAAAGGCTGAAATCCAGTAATTATATTAAGAAACCCGATTTATGCTTAAGTCCTGTAACCATTAACTATTAACAATAGTAACAATTAACCATTAATTATTATATACTGAGTCTAGATTTTTGAGATGATATTTGTTTTTAGTTAAACACCACAAAAACTAATAATTTAAAAAAAATTTTTAATGAAAAATAAAATCCTGAACACTATAGATGAACTAGGTATTCGATTTGTGCGTATCCTCTGGTGCGACAATGCTAACATCATCCGTGGTAAAGCAGTCCACTGGAAAACCTTACCAGACTACCTCAAGCACGGTGTGGGCATTTCAGCAGCCCAGCAAGCTCTACCGGTGATGTATGATGTCCCAGTCCCAGGCAGTGGCTTGGGACCCATCGGTGAAATCCGCTTAGTACCGGATTGGGAAACCTTAACCCCCTTACCCTATGCTCCTGGTCATGCCCGTGTGTTTGGGGATATGGTCAACAATGGTAGCCCATGGCCGTATTGTCCCCGAAACTTCCTCAAAAGGATGGTAGCAGAAGCGGAAAGTGAGGGCTTAGAAGTGGTTGCTGCATTTGAAAATGAGTTTTACCTGCTGCAGCCAACCCCTGAGGGGATTCTACCGGTAGACAATACCGTATTTGCCTCGACGCTGGCAATGGATCAACATCAGCAGGTGATTGACCACATTGCTGAAGCTTTGGTGGAGCAAGGGATGCCCGTAGAGCAGTATTACCCAGAATGTGGTCCTGGTCAACAGGAAATTTCTATACTGTACACCCAAGCCCTACCAGCGGCAGATCAACAAATAGCCTTCCGGGAGACAGTAAAAGCGATCGCATTTCAACATCACCTAGTTGCCTCATTTCTGCCCAAAATCCTAGCTGACCAAGCTGGTAATGGTTGTCACCTCCACCTCAGCCTATGGCGGGATGGCAAAAACCTGTTACTCAATCCAGAAGGGGATGGGGGACTTTCCCAAGTTGCCTGTCAGTTTATTGCTGGAATTTTACACCATTTACCTGCTTTAATGGCACTAACTACACCCAGTACTAATTCCTATCGACGGATTCGCCCTCATTGCTGGAGTGGCGCGTTCCGTTGTTGGGGAATCGATAACCGAGAGGCTGCGGTCAGGGTACCGAGTAACCCAGATGGTGAGAGTCCAACCAATTTTGAACTGAAAACTGTTGATGCTTCTTCTAATCCTTATCTAGCCTTGGGAGCAGTAATTGCGGCTGGCTTGGATGGAATTCGTAACAGTTTGGAATTGGGAGAATCTGTAGCAGTAGATCCAGGACATTTGACAGAATTAGAACGTAGTCAGAGGGGTATTGAGTTATTGCCAACTACTTTAGGGGAAGCGATTGGTAACTTAAGTGCTGATCAAGTACTATTGAATGCCTTAGGAGTAGAATTGGCTCAAGCGTATCTAGCGGTAAGGAAAGCCGAGTGGGAGGCAATGAAAGATTTTGAGTTAGAAGAAGAAGTCGAGCTTTTATTAGAGCGATATTGATAGTATTGATATTGGTAAGGATTCAGCTGTCAGGTATCAGCCTCACGGCTGATACCTGAATACTAATCTAGACCTTTTCATCTACAAGCAGCCACTTTGCTCAACTAATAACTTCCATGTCTGAGGACCAACAATCCCATCAGCACTCAAGCTATTTTTTAGCTGAAATTTTTTAATTGCTGCTACAGTTCCATCATTGTATGTTCCATCCAAGGGAACCTGCTTCTGCCGATAACCATATTTTTTCAGGAGTAGCTTTTGCAAAATACGAACTTTATCGTTCTGTTCCCCTGGCCTTAAGGTAGGCGCATTTTTCAGAGCTATGACTTGTTGGCAAATATCGATTTCAGGTGATTTGAGTGTAGATTTTTTACTTTTTAAAATCGGAGCTAATATCTGAACAGATACACTGGTAATTAAAGCTTCTTGAGAGGCTAAAGTATAAATTGATAAACCATACAATAGCGTAGATAATGTTAGGGAGATAGCTAATAACGGTATTGAAGTATTGTTTAAAGCATCATCCATGGAAATGAACGGCTGCAAAATTTTTTCGTTTGGAAAAAGGATGCTGCTAATACGTTGGAGATTACCTATTGTATGGCTAGCACCAACAAATATTAATGATGCAATTAACCCTGGAATAAACGTAATAACCAAGAATATCGAACAAACTATCAGTTTTAAAAATTGACTAATAGCCAAAAAACTTATACCCAGCGTTATGATTGAAACACCAATACCCAAAATAAACAAAATAGCACCAAGAATTGGATTGATTTCAGCTATACGGATTCCAATCATCGATACAACTACTAGTATTATAGAAATAATACCATGATTTATGAAATCCCTTAAAAGCGAGAAAAGTTCTTCAAAAACTTTCTTAAAAAGCCCGGTCAGGTTTTTATAGTCTATTGTTAGTCCATAGGCTGATAGCATAAAGAATAAGCCAGCAATTATCAGATTAGTATTTCTATCGCTACTGAACTGAGAGATAATCGTTTCAGAGAGAGAGTTGGCAGCCACTATTACTGAAACGATAGGGAACATACCTAATACTGCAATGACAATAAAAGCATTAGCAAACTGATCATCATAATTCACTTTATTTTTGATTTTGGTAAAACAAGGAATACTCGCCAATAGATAAATAGCGATAAAAACCAGAGACTTAATAATCACCTTATCCCCAAAGGGAAGTTTAACTAGTGAAATTAGTAGCCAAGGAAAAATTATATAAATTGATAGAATTAAGAGATGAAGAAACTTTTCTGTCTCATAAGGAAAGATTTTTTCTTTCATAATTTCCATAACTGTATGTCTCCTTCAAACTTGTTTTTGGATAAATAGGACTTAGATAAGCACTTAAAAGAATTACTAAACTTTTATCGTTTTATCTATTGAATTTAAACTTAAACTTTTAAAAAAGTAAATCATCAATAGAGTCACGAATAGTTATCATAGGAATCATAGGAATCATAAGAATCATAAGAATCATAGGAATCATTATAATTTCCGTAATCATAGCTGGATTCATAACTCGTCGGTTCATCATAGGTTGGAGTTTCGTAAGTGGAAGTTTCATAGCCAGTCGAAACTGGAATATGTTCATCAAAATTGGAGTCATAGGGGTCACTGGGAGAAAATCCTGAGCCAGAAGCTGCTTGCTCTTCTTGTTTAATTCTTTCTTCAACCCGTTCAAAAGATTCATTAATCAGTGCCTCAAGGGGATCATTGGGATCGTTAAAGGATGAGTTATCTTCTACGGTTGCGAAAGGTGGTTGCTCAATCCCACTTGAGTGATCAAAGTTTAATTCGTTAAGTGCCTGAGCTAGGGGATCAGCTGATGGGTCATCATATTGATCAGAAGAATTCAAGATGGCTGCAAATGGGTCAGAGTGTTCCCAATTTACCTCTGAACTCGGTGGTGGGACTTCTAGAGCTGATTCAAGTTTTGCCAGAATTTCATCCCAAGCAGCATCAACATCAATTGGTGACTGTGTATGGTAGTGGCTTGAGTTTGTAGAAGTCTCTTGTGTCAGGGATGAATTATCTAAGGGGAAGGAAGTTTCAGGTTTTGGTTCAGATTCTATCTCCATTGAGGATGACAAACTACTCAATCCATCTTGGGTAAAATTATGATCCAGTGGACTTGTATGATCTTGTATTTCTGTATTTAGAGAAAGAAAATTACCATTCACTTCAGAATCAGAATAAGAACTATCTACTATCTGCTCAGTTTGGCTCTCGTCATTGGTATCAGATACATCTGGAAGATCAGGTACATTTGGAATAAGAAGACCATTGGGTAGTATTTTGTAGGAATAGTCTGGCTCGACTGCTTGATCCGCCTGCTGTTCTACAGGCTCTTGGCTTTGTGATTGATTTTCTGATGGATATGAATTGGTAAGTGAAGAATTAAAATCTGAGAAAGGGATTGATATAAACTCATCAACGGCTACATCTTGTCCTCGATAATCAATTGGGCTTGGGGTATCTTGGTCTATGGCATTGACAATTTCTCCTTCTGCTTGGATGTTATCTCTGGTATCAGTAGTCACTTCAACCAAACGTCCATTCGGCATTATTTTGTATGGCGTTTCTAGAGTGGTTCCTGGTTCTGGGATTTGATTCTTTTCAGTTGTGTCTGACTCTGTTGTTGGAGTTGAGTTAACCTGTAGTGCTGGCGTAACTGAGTTTGGAGTTGTTGGATCTGTATGATCAAGAATCTCTAGAATCTCTTCACTATCGATGTCTACTTTAGCTTCTACAAGCTTTCCATTCTTAATAATATGTCGAATCTCCCATTTGGCTGTTTGACTATCTGCCAGTTGCTCAGAGTTTGGGGAGATAATATTTTCTGTGGTAATTTCTTCTAAATTAGCAACGGAGACATCAGCAGTAGCGGGATTGGTTGTGTCGGAAGATTGTTTGTCAGAAGATTTCTCTAGGTCTTGGGGAACGATGGGTGTTTGTTGGTTTTCTTGATTGTTGACAGGAGTTTGTTCATTTTCTAAATTATTAATGTTTTGATATTCTAAATAAGGGCCATAGGTATTATTATGCTTATTTTCTCTGTTTTGTGGCTGAGTATGCACATGATCAGTTTTAATATCTTGATGATACCCTTGATTTATGCTAGAACAGCTCTCTTGTGAATCGTTATGGTATAAAGGCTCGAATGAAGTTTCAATATTCCTCAAATGTGGAGTTACTAAATTGTCGATATATTCGCTTATGACCTTCTCTTCAGATTTGATAATGTCATGATATATAATTTGATTTGACTCTTTTGTTTTTATGAATTCATCATGTTTTAAAAGTTTTTGATTTTTGTGTTCTTGTTTGGAAATAGATATCCGATTTTGATCTGAATCAAAGGCGATTGTTTCATCATAGTCTATGCCATCTTTATGATAACTATATTTTGTGATTTTAGCAGGTTTTATCCCTGATTGAGAATTGTATAAACTTGGTTTGTAAAAAGTTTTAATGGTGACTCCGCGTATATTTTTTTTCGAATAAACTCGATCACTTCTTATTTTAAATTTATTATAATAATCCTTAACATAAAATTCTGGTATGTTTGATTTTTTCAATTCATACTCTTCTATTTCATCTTTAATACTAATAGAACCATCAGCACAAAATATGCCAAAACGTTTAGTGTTAGATGTGTAAGGTTTTTCTACTTTTAAATCTCCATTTGGTCTTAAAGTGATTAGCATGTAAGATGAATATTCCTTAAGAGAAAGGAGCACTTTTGTTCCATCTTCTGCTATTCCACAAAATCCATCAGTTCCTTTATATGGAACAGTACATTGATCTAAATATTCATGAGCAACTTCTCTTGATAATCCCATAAACGTTATGGCAGGATCTCGGACATCAATCGTTGGATACGATGAGATCGCATTTTTACGATAGTTATCTAATTTTGGTAAAGGGTAAAGTTGATCGCAGATATAGGATGTAGCCTTATCAGCTCCATAATTACCAATATATGAGCAGAAGAGTGAACCTAGTCCACAGAATCTTGATCCCCCTGTAACTACTGAACCAATACCTTTTCCTAAGATTGCTACACATGTTTCATTATCATTATCAGCAACAGCGAGTTTTACAAAATCAACAAAAGAACCGACACTTTTCTCAAGTATAGGTACAACCTTTTTTATTTTTTTTACAGTTGTGTTGCCTGTTATTTCGTCCTCTATTTTTTCTATCTTTTTTCTGAGTTTTTTAATAGTTTTATTGTCTGGTAGTATTTTATCATCTGTTATAATTTGATAAACTTTTTCACCTGTTTCTTTGATGTTATCATATGTTTTTTTTCTCTCATCAAGCCCAGTAATAAAATCATCATCCCAGTTCTCGCTTATTTTTGTGTCAATCACACTTTCATCTCTGTTTTTTTTATTCATGATTTAAAACATTATTAGATTTCAAATTATCCAGTATTGCAACTTGATTGTTTAAAGTAATACGGCGGTTTGCATAACTATCAGGTATACAGGATTGTTTCCCCTGTTACCTACAAACCCATAAATTTGTACCTAACTGAAGTGCAAACCGCTTTAATTTGGCTGAGGCTGGGATTGCTTAAAGCGACTTCCGAATATTTGTACCTCCACTCATTCCAGTCACTTTACTCTTCTTATCAGGAGGCAGAAGATTGAGCAATGCCCAGTTAACCTCCTCTAACTTCTTAACATTACGACTTTCAAAATACTTAGCTCCCAAATTCAACAGTTTTATAGCCTCAGCAGGATCAACAAAATCTTCTGTCTGATCCACTAAGTGTGCAAACAGACTAAGATGGAACGTCGGGCTTTTCATCTGTGCCGTCACACCCAGTTGATTCAATTGCTCAGTCGTAGCATTAATCCTAGATACACTGCCAGACTTCAGCACCCCTTCCTCTTGTTGCAGCAGTTGATTCAAGGTTCGTTTATCAGCCTCAGAGCCACTGTCCTCAATAGTACGGGAGCAAAATGCCTTTGCCTCCTGATACTGCTGAATTGCAGCAGAAATATACTTATCACGAGTCAAGCTATCCACCTCTTGGGCTACCTTTCGCTTGTCATCTTCTAACTGATAGCGTATATCCGTCACATCGTCCGCCTTGACGGTTAGCAGCTTAGCGCTAATTTCATGAACCTGCTCCCGTTTTTCCTTGAGTTCTTGCACCACAACCTGTTCATTCCTGTTTTGAGCCTCCACAATTTCACTGGAAATTTTAGAAGACAAATTCTGGACTTCGGACTTCAGTTGGTTTAAGGAGACACTACGCTGCTTCGGCTCAAACACTTTCTTAAATTCCTGATCAACCAAGGGAATATAAACAGACAGCTTTAACGTCCGAGACTCAGACATTTCAATTGTGATCTCAATCGTAGTTCCTGCTGGAATATCCCTGCTAAACCGAGTGCCCTTTAAGACTAAATAGCCAATGGTTTGATTGGCTTGAGGTAATGTATCTTCTGGTCCCTCTAGGATATTGATTCGGATTTCATCATCTGTGCCATGGCGCACCAACCTGGACACTTGCACCTCATAGTCCTGTTTTTGGGGAAGAGTGCTATTTTCCCTGAGAATAGCTTGACACCGTGTCTGTTTAGAATTATCATCCTCAATCTCAATACAAATATCATGGGGTAGGGTTTGTCCCCTAACAGTGGTTATCCCTTGATAAATTTGAATCGTGTTGTTATCAATAGGAACTGCATTACCATGACTATCAAAAATCTTGAATTCAAAGATATTCTGCTCTTGCTCAACCAGAGGTAAGTCTTCTTCAATCTCTCGTTGTAGGGGTTTCAGCCCGGAATCAAAACCTCCATCGGTTCTCAAAATTCGGTAATAAAGACCCTCTAAAGCCCCTTCTACTCTTGCTTCAAGAAACTCCTCCAAATCACGAGACACATGGGGGTATTCCATCCTTAGTGTTAATCCACTGGGAGAAGGCTTTGATGAATTTTCCTCTATCTTTCTCGGTTTAGTTGCAGCAAACAATGCAGCTCCCTCTGCTACAACCGTTGTAGGATCAACATCTAAATTTACCGGTATCTGTAATGATTCTTCTAGGCGTTGACGCACATAGGGGATGTAAGTAGATCCCCCCACCATCAATACAAACTTGAGATCCGATGAACTCAGAGACTTGCTCTGTAGCAATGATTTAATTAAAGCAATGGTCTCATCAATCTTAGGCTGGATTAACTCTTCAAACTGAGAGCGTGTAATTGTTAATTCCAGATCATGCTCTTCACCCTTATCGTCTTCAATTTCCTCAATCTCTAGGTCGTAAGATTCCATGGAAGAGAGGGCAATCTTAGCTTCTTCCGCTTTCAGCAAAAGTTTGAAGTAAAGAGCATTATACTTACTGCTTTGGCTCTTCAAGTCACCTAACAAACCACTGATACCCAACTCCTTTTCTATAGAAGGAATCAAAATGTAATCAACAATAATGTTGTCAAAATCAGCTCCCCCTAAAAAGTTATTACCTTTGTTACCAAGAACTATCATTTCTTCATCACCAACCTCCAGAAGGGCAACATCAAAGGTTCCACCCCCCAAGTCATAAACTAGCCATTTTTGCTCATCAAACTCCACTCCTTTCTCCTGATTGGCATAGGCTATGCTGGCAGCAATAGGTTCCTGAAGCAAAAACACTTGCTGAATTCCAGCCTGATGAGCAGCATTCTCTGTAGCCTGAGACTGATTGGTATCAAAAGAAGCCGGTACAGTAATCACTGCTGAATCAACTACTTCTCCAGTTCTAACGAACGTCTTTAATTCCTTTAGAACTTCAGCAGATAGATCAACGGGTGTTTTAGACCCTTGGAGATCCTCAATCAGAAACTCTTCATCAGTTCCCATCTTACGTTTGAAGAAAGCAACCACATTCTTAGGAGATTTTTTCCAATACTCTTTTGCCTTATCTCCAACGAATATTTTATTTTTCTTGAATCCCACAACGGATGGTAGTGTTCTCTTTCCGTGAACTGTGGGATTAGAAAATACATCTACTTTTCCTTGAGAAAACTTAGCAATTGCAGAATTTGTAGTGCCCAGGTCAATCCCAATATTGATTGTTTGTGCCATCAGGTAATCTCCTTGAATTTATTAACAATGCTTAATTATGAAATAGTGTTTTCCATTGATATACAAATCCTATAAAATTAGTTAGAGCTAACATTATTTCCTTTAAAGATTAATTTAATACGAGAAAACTGTTCTTTAATAAATTTACAAATCTTGATATTTGAGGTAATCATGCTAGGTTTTTCGGTAATTGTTTCGCTAGCTTCTTCTTGGATACCTTTAGATTCCACAATAACAGTTGCTCGACGAACAATACGTGATGGAGAGGATTCATTCTCCCGGTATCGAATCGTTGGCTTGATCACCTCAGAAATTACCAATTCTTCAGGGGAATCACTAGAGATATGAGCATCACAGTCAGTCCGGGTTTCATTATAGGTTCCTTTGGGAATTTCATAAAACCATCCCAAGGATTGAAAGTAGTCTTTGAGCTTGTCTACATTTCTGTGAA
Encoded proteins:
- a CDS encoding glutamine synthetase family protein codes for the protein MKNKILNTIDELGIRFVRILWCDNANIIRGKAVHWKTLPDYLKHGVGISAAQQALPVMYDVPVPGSGLGPIGEIRLVPDWETLTPLPYAPGHARVFGDMVNNGSPWPYCPRNFLKRMVAEAESEGLEVVAAFENEFYLLQPTPEGILPVDNTVFASTLAMDQHQQVIDHIAEALVEQGMPVEQYYPECGPGQQEISILYTQALPAADQQIAFRETVKAIAFQHHLVASFLPKILADQAGNGCHLHLSLWRDGKNLLLNPEGDGGLSQVACQFIAGILHHLPALMALTTPSTNSYRRIRPHCWSGAFRCWGIDNREAAVRVPSNPDGESPTNFELKTVDASSNPYLALGAVIAAGLDGIRNSLELGESVAVDPGHLTELERSQRGIELLPTTLGEAIGNLSADQVLLNALGVELAQAYLAVRKAEWEAMKDFELEEEVELLLERY
- a CDS encoding peptidoglycan-binding domain-containing protein, coding for MKEKIFPYETEKFLHLLILSIYIIFPWLLISLVKLPFGDKVIIKSLVFIAIYLLASIPCFTKIKNKVNYDDQFANAFIVIAVLGMFPIVSVIVAANSLSETIISQFSSDRNTNLIIAGLFFMLSAYGLTIDYKNLTGLFKKVFEELFSLLRDFINHGIISIILVVVSMIGIRIAEINPILGAILFILGIGVSIITLGISFLAISQFLKLIVCSIFLVITFIPGLIASLIFVGASHTIGNLQRISSILFPNEKILQPFISMDDALNNTSIPLLAISLTLSTLLYGLSIYTLASQEALITSVSVQILAPILKSKKSTLKSPEIDICQQVIALKNAPTLRPGEQNDKVRILQKLLLKKYGYRQKQVPLDGTYNDGTVAAIKKFQLKNSLSADGIVGPQTWKLLVEQSGCL
- a CDS encoding Hsp70 family protein is translated as MAQTINIGIDLGTTNSAIAKFSQGKVDVFSNPTVHGKRTLPSVVGFKKNKIFVGDKAKEYWKKSPKNVVAFFKRKMGTDEEFLIEDLQGSKTPVDLSAEVLKELKTFVRTGEVVDSAVITVPASFDTNQSQATENAAHQAGIQQVFLLQEPIAASIAYANQEKGVEFDEQKWLVYDLGGGTFDVALLEVGDEEMIVLGNKGNNFLGGADFDNIIVDYILIPSIEKELGISGLLGDLKSQSSKYNALYFKLLLKAEEAKIALSSMESYDLEIEEIEDDKGEEHDLELTITRSQFEELIQPKIDETIALIKSLLQSKSLSSSDLKFVLMVGGSTYIPYVRQRLEESLQIPVNLDVDPTTVVAEGAALFAATKPRKIEENSSKPSPSGLTLRMEYPHVSRDLEEFLEARVEGALEGLYYRILRTDGGFDSGLKPLQREIEEDLPLVEQEQNIFEFKIFDSHGNAVPIDNNTIQIYQGITTVRGQTLPHDICIEIEDDNSKQTRCQAILRENSTLPQKQDYEVQVSRLVRHGTDDEIRINILEGPEDTLPQANQTIGYLVLKGTRFSRDIPAGTTIEITIEMSESRTLKLSVYIPLVDQEFKKVFEPKQRSVSLNQLKSEVQNLSSKISSEIVEAQNRNEQVVVQELKEKREQVHEISAKLLTVKADDVTDIRYQLEDDKRKVAQEVDSLTRDKYISAAIQQYQEAKAFCSRTIEDSGSEADKRTLNQLLQQEEGVLKSGSVSRINATTEQLNQLGVTAQMKSPTFHLSLFAHLVDQTEDFVDPAEAIKLLNLGAKYFESRNVKKLEEVNWALLNLLPPDKKSKVTGMSGGTNIRKSL